In a single window of the Rhodoferax saidenbachensis genome:
- a CDS encoding YhdP family protein, translating into MIEQSPTPTPWLKAGAVVAHWAMGLLSLAWITVALVWGGLHFLIVPRIGELRPWLEQQATRTLGVTVRIGAITARSNGLIPSFELNNISLIDAQGREALRLPSVLAALSPRSVIGLGFEQLYVEGLVLEVRRTADGRIWVAGMPVPDTQTEDGKAADWVFSQTELAIRHGSVHWTDEMRSAVPLVLNDVDMVLRNGPRTHSLRVDATPPPEWGSRWSASGVFKQPLLERSAGQWKQWQGQLYASFPQVDLAHLRQYVDVGVDLAHGAGALRAWADVDKGVVTGATADVQMNGVQVTAGARLQPLALRNVSGRVGIQQLQGGTEYFTHALQFETEDGLHWPGGNVALRTYAAEGRNPARGEITADKLDLAAMAQIAQRLPVGDTAHKLMGNIAPRGLVESLQGNWRGPLEQLEGYAAKGRISQLTVPGGDFNGVKRLGIQGLNADFDLNQMGGKAQLVLDKGIFDAYGILEEAAVPFDQLRADVQWQRDGQSLTVSASNVRFANADAQGELQFKWQSAPATSGATAGPGVLDLEGSLSRAEGTRVHRYLPLELDKEVRDYVRDAVLGGSASAVKFKLKGDLARFPYSDAKQGDFRISADVRNASYAYVPSSLLHKGSLPWPALQQVSGELVIDHATLQVKNASATLVNGRNLQISKAEATVSQLYGDAQVAVSLEAKGPLTEVLGFVNGSPLGALINKVLAKTTASGNADYRVKVAFPIRDVERATAQGTVTLAGNDVQLSPETPRLTRARGQLGFTETGITVTGGQARAVGGDVRIDGGLSVLTGTAAAQKAGPQVLRIQGTATAEGLRQAKELGVVARMAQYATGTGSYSATLGLRGGVPEVLLTSSLTGMALNLPAPFSKIAETPMPLRLETTAVRSSLVPDTSGTVHAQDQLQLDVGRLASVTYVRDVSGAEARVLRGAIAVGLAADESAPMPSEGVVANINVQRADLDAWSSVLSSASGSAPSASNLADMSYLPTSLAVRATELVMGGRQINKVVVGGGRDGLLWRANLDATELSGYVEYRQPVGAAAGRFYGRLARLSIGQSTAQEVESLLDDQPSSIPALDVVVEDFELRGKKLGRVEVDAVNLGAAGPRDGPREWRLNRFNIITPEAVLTASGNWTNINAQAASAPSGSRRNIRERRRTVMNFKLDINDAGVLLERFAMPGVVRRGQGKIEGQVAWMGSPITLDYPSLGGNFNVNVETGQFLKADPGIAKLLGVLSLQSLPRRLTLDFRDVFSEGFAFDFLRGDVAIEQGIARTTNLQMKGVNAVVLMDGQADIAKETQAIKVVVIPEINAGSASLIASAINPLIGLSTFLAQVILRGPLMQAATQELFIDGTWVEPRVTKVERKTAPAAPAKE; encoded by the coding sequence ATGATTGAACAGTCGCCAACCCCTACGCCCTGGCTCAAGGCGGGTGCCGTGGTCGCCCATTGGGCGATGGGCTTGCTGTCCTTAGCGTGGATCACGGTGGCGCTGGTCTGGGGAGGCTTGCATTTTCTGATTGTGCCGCGAATCGGGGAATTGCGTCCGTGGCTGGAACAGCAGGCCACACGCACTCTGGGGGTGACCGTACGCATTGGTGCCATCACCGCGCGCTCCAACGGCCTGATCCCTTCGTTTGAACTCAACAATATCAGCCTGATCGATGCGCAGGGGCGCGAAGCCTTGCGCCTGCCCTCGGTGCTGGCGGCGCTCTCTCCGCGTTCGGTCATCGGTCTCGGGTTTGAGCAGCTCTATGTGGAAGGGTTGGTGCTGGAAGTGCGGCGCACGGCAGATGGCCGCATCTGGGTGGCCGGTATGCCGGTGCCCGATACCCAAACCGAAGACGGCAAGGCTGCAGACTGGGTTTTCTCGCAAACCGAGCTGGCCATACGCCATGGCTCGGTGCACTGGACCGACGAGATGCGCTCCGCCGTCCCGCTGGTGCTCAATGATGTGGACATGGTGCTGCGCAACGGGCCGCGCACCCATTCTCTGCGGGTGGATGCGACCCCACCGCCCGAGTGGGGCTCGCGCTGGAGTGCCTCCGGGGTCTTTAAACAACCGCTGCTGGAGCGCAGTGCCGGCCAGTGGAAGCAGTGGCAAGGGCAGCTCTACGCCAGTTTCCCGCAGGTGGACCTGGCGCATTTGCGCCAGTATGTGGACGTGGGCGTGGACCTGGCGCACGGTGCGGGTGCCCTGCGCGCCTGGGCCGATGTCGACAAGGGCGTGGTCACCGGGGCCACGGCCGATGTACAGATGAATGGTGTGCAGGTGACGGCCGGCGCGCGCCTGCAGCCTCTGGCTCTGCGCAATGTGTCGGGCCGCGTGGGCATACAGCAGTTGCAGGGTGGTACCGAGTATTTCACCCACGCATTGCAGTTTGAAACCGAAGATGGCCTGCACTGGCCTGGAGGCAATGTGGCGCTGCGCACCTATGCCGCCGAAGGCCGCAACCCCGCACGCGGGGAGATCACCGCCGACAAGCTGGACTTGGCAGCCATGGCGCAGATCGCGCAGCGGCTGCCGGTGGGCGACACGGCGCACAAGCTGATGGGCAATATCGCGCCGCGTGGGCTGGTGGAGAGTTTGCAAGGCAACTGGCGCGGCCCGCTGGAGCAACTGGAGGGGTATGCGGCCAAGGGGCGCATCAGCCAACTCACGGTGCCGGGCGGAGACTTCAACGGTGTGAAGCGCCTGGGTATTCAGGGGCTCAATGCCGACTTTGACCTCAACCAGATGGGCGGCAAGGCCCAACTGGTGCTGGACAAGGGCATTTTTGACGCCTACGGCATTCTGGAAGAGGCAGCCGTCCCCTTTGACCAACTGCGTGCCGATGTGCAGTGGCAACGTGACGGCCAGTCCCTCACCGTGTCGGCCTCGAACGTGCGTTTTGCCAACGCCGATGCGCAGGGCGAGTTGCAGTTCAAGTGGCAGTCCGCGCCCGCCACGTCTGGCGCAACAGCGGGACCTGGCGTGCTGGACCTGGAAGGCAGCCTGAGCCGCGCTGAGGGCACCCGTGTGCACCGCTACCTGCCACTGGAGCTGGACAAAGAGGTGCGTGACTATGTGCGCGATGCGGTGCTGGGTGGCAGTGCCAGCGCGGTGAAGTTCAAGCTCAAAGGCGACTTGGCGCGTTTTCCCTACAGCGACGCGAAGCAGGGCGACTTCCGCATTTCAGCCGATGTGCGCAACGCCAGTTATGCCTATGTGCCTAGCAGTTTGCTGCACAAGGGCAGTCTGCCCTGGCCGGCTCTGCAGCAGGTCTCGGGCGAGCTGGTGATTGACCATGCCACGCTGCAGGTCAAAAACGCCAGCGCCACGCTGGTGAATGGCCGCAACCTGCAGATCAGCAAGGCAGAAGCCACGGTCAGCCAACTGTACGGCGACGCCCAGGTGGCCGTCAGCCTGGAGGCCAAAGGGCCGCTCACCGAGGTGCTGGGTTTTGTCAACGGCTCACCGCTGGGCGCGCTGATCAACAAGGTGCTGGCCAAAACCACGGCCAGCGGGAATGCGGACTACCGTGTCAAAGTGGCTTTTCCGATCCGGGACGTGGAGCGCGCAACGGCGCAGGGCACGGTGACACTGGCGGGCAATGACGTGCAGTTGTCTCCTGAGACGCCGCGCCTGACCCGGGCCCGCGGCCAGCTCGGATTCACCGAGACCGGCATCACGGTCACCGGCGGCCAAGCCCGCGCCGTGGGCGGTGACGTGCGCATTGACGGCGGCTTGAGTGTCCTGACCGGCACCGCTGCGGCGCAAAAGGCAGGCCCCCAAGTCCTGCGCATCCAGGGCACGGCCACGGCCGAGGGCCTGCGCCAGGCCAAAGAGCTGGGCGTGGTGGCGCGTATGGCGCAGTACGCCACGGGCACCGGCAGCTACTCCGCCACGCTGGGTCTGCGCGGCGGTGTGCCCGAGGTGTTGCTCACCAGTTCGCTGACCGGCATGGCGCTGAACCTGCCCGCGCCGTTTAGCAAGATCGCTGAAACACCCATGCCCCTGCGCCTGGAGACCACAGCGGTGCGCAGCTCGCTGGTGCCCGACACGAGTGGCACGGTGCATGCGCAGGACCAGTTGCAACTGGACGTGGGACGCCTGGCCAGCGTGACCTATGTGCGTGATGTATCGGGCGCAGAGGCCCGCGTGCTGCGTGGTGCGATTGCCGTAGGGCTGGCAGCGGACGAGTCGGCACCCATGCCCAGCGAGGGCGTGGTGGCGAATATCAATGTGCAGCGTGCCGACCTGGACGCTTGGAGCTCCGTGTTGTCCAGCGCCTCGGGCAGCGCGCCGTCGGCCAGCAATCTGGCAGACATGAGCTATCTGCCCACCAGCCTGGCCGTGCGTGCCACCGAGCTGGTGATGGGCGGGCGCCAGATCAACAAAGTGGTGGTGGGCGGTGGGCGCGACGGCCTGTTGTGGCGTGCCAATCTAGATGCCACCGAACTCAGCGGTTACGTGGAGTACCGCCAGCCGGTGGGCGCGGCCGCCGGGCGTTTTTATGGCCGCCTGGCGCGCCTGTCTATTGGCCAGAGTACCGCGCAGGAAGTGGAGAGCCTGCTGGATGACCAGCCCTCCAGCATCCCCGCGCTGGATGTGGTGGTGGAAGACTTTGAACTGCGTGGCAAGAAGCTGGGCCGCGTGGAAGTGGATGCGGTGAACCTGGGGGCGGCAGGGCCGCGCGACGGTCCGCGCGAGTGGCGCCTGAACCGCTTCAACATCATCACGCCCGAAGCGGTGCTCACCGCCTCAGGCAACTGGACCAACATCAACGCACAGGCTGCGTCTGCGCCGAGCGGGTCGCGTCGCAACATCCGCGAGCGCCGCCGCACGGTGATGAACTTCAAACTCGACATCAACGATGCGGGTGTGCTGCTGGAGCGTTTTGCCATGCCCGGCGTAGTGCGCAGAGGCCAGGGCAAGATCGAAGGCCAGGTGGCCTGGATGGGCTCGCCCATCACGCTGGACTACCCCAGCCTGGGCGGCAACTTCAATGTGAATGTGGAAACCGGCCAGTTCCTCAAGGCCGATCCTGGCATTGCCAAATTGCTGGGCGTGCTGAGCCTGCAGTCGCTGCCGCGACGCCTGACGCTGGATTTCCGCGATGTGTTCAGCGAAGGTTTTGCCTTTGACTTTTTGCGCGGTGACGTGGCCATCGAGCAAGGCATTGCGCGCACGACCAACCTGCAGATGAAGGGTGTCAACGCCGTCGTGTTGATGGACGGACAGGCGGACATTGCCAAAGAAACCCAGGCCATCAAGGTGGTGGTGATCCCCGAGATTAATGCCGGCAGCGCGTCGCTGATTGCGTCGGCCATCAACCCGCTGATTGGTTTGAGCACCTTCCTCGCGCAGGTGATCCTGCGCGGCCCACTGATGCAGGCCGCCACGCAGGAGCTGTTTATCGACGGCACCTGGGTGGAACCCCGCGTGACCAAGGTGGAGCGCAAGACGGCGCCCGCCGCGCCTGCCAAAGAATAG
- the glnE gene encoding bifunctional [glutamate--ammonia ligase]-adenylyl-L-tyrosine phosphorylase/[glutamate--ammonia-ligase] adenylyltransferase has protein sequence MSGIITRNGPPPLSGGSRFGQRIQRRYATQLGLLAPGTPGRQSIQALYDVLRADGADASTALRTTRQLVLERLVGLDCDKGVDLQVITGAMTELAEIALQVAYTESCQSLNAVHGAPLGPQGEPAQLCIIGMGKLGARELNVSSDIDLIYIYDHDGETAGNSEGRGRISNQEYFGKLVRAIYTLVGDTTEHGFVFRVDLALRPNGNSGPPAVSLGALEEYFHVQGREWERFAWLKSRVVAPAEAIGSSCAQSLRGVVVPFVFRRYLDYSVFDALRVLHRQIREHASKRSAGRPERSNDVKLSRGGIREIEFTVQLLQVVRGGQFPELRTRPTLSALQRLVTAGLMPQDAADALARAYIFLRRVEHRIQYLEDQQTHVLPTSDTDLGWIAATLGFENSADFLCELDGHRELVAQEFDALLGGSQQGGCKKGTCNGKSGGPGLDDFDALLELLSGAFRERISHWREHPRILGLREESRARLGRLLLRTAQWVTEGKVGDAAAVRLVDWIEPLLRRDSYLALLLERPNVHERLLRMLGAARWPARYLLKHPGVIDELAGGSMLDERFDAADFERELERRRNALQGSAEDDDENLLNLLRRAHHAEVFRTLARDLEGKLTVEQVADDLSALAESVLRTTTRWCWSRLKNKHRPDHRFSIIAYGKLGGKELGYGSDLDIVFLYDDDDERAPEVYAALVRKLINWLTVKTGEGDLYEIDTALRPNGNSGLLVTSFNAYANYQQQRGSNTAWTWEHQAITRARCVLGTTDLQARFDAVRAAVIGAVREERGLREEIGSMREKVRSAHPVKGTLFDVKHSPGGMVDIEFAVQFLVLSQGCKHPELLDNVGNIALLLRAQECGLLPAPVGENAAAAYRVLRQIQHKARLDEVPTQVEDGVAQTERAAGLALWAAVFGSL, from the coding sequence ATGTCAGGAATTATCACCCGCAATGGGCCTCCTCCTCTGTCTGGAGGGTCGCGTTTTGGCCAGCGCATCCAGCGCCGCTACGCCACACAACTCGGGCTTCTGGCACCCGGCACGCCTGGGCGGCAATCCATACAGGCGCTGTATGACGTGCTGCGGGCCGATGGAGCCGATGCCTCCACCGCGCTGCGCACCACGCGCCAACTGGTGCTGGAGCGCCTGGTGGGCCTGGACTGCGACAAGGGCGTGGACCTGCAAGTGATCACCGGCGCCATGACCGAACTGGCCGAAATCGCCTTGCAGGTGGCCTACACCGAGAGTTGCCAGTCCCTCAATGCCGTACACGGTGCGCCACTGGGACCACAGGGCGAACCGGCACAGCTGTGCATCATCGGCATGGGCAAGCTGGGCGCACGCGAGCTCAATGTGTCCAGCGACATTGACCTGATCTACATCTACGACCACGACGGCGAAACCGCCGGCAACAGCGAAGGCCGCGGCCGCATCTCCAACCAGGAGTACTTTGGCAAGCTGGTACGCGCCATCTACACGCTGGTGGGCGACACCACCGAACACGGCTTTGTGTTCCGCGTAGACCTGGCGCTGCGCCCCAACGGCAACTCCGGCCCACCCGCCGTATCGCTGGGTGCGCTGGAAGAATATTTCCATGTGCAGGGCCGCGAGTGGGAGCGTTTTGCCTGGCTCAAGAGCCGCGTGGTGGCACCCGCCGAGGCCATTGGTTCGTCGTGTGCGCAAAGTCTGCGCGGCGTGGTGGTGCCCTTTGTGTTCCGCCGTTACCTGGACTACAGCGTGTTTGACGCGTTGCGGGTACTGCACCGCCAGATCCGCGAACACGCGAGCAAACGCAGCGCCGGCCGGCCGGAGCGCAGCAACGACGTGAAGCTGTCGCGTGGCGGTATCCGCGAGATTGAATTCACTGTGCAGCTGCTGCAGGTGGTGCGCGGCGGACAGTTCCCCGAGTTGCGCACCCGCCCCACCCTGAGTGCGCTGCAGCGCCTGGTGACCGCCGGGCTCATGCCGCAGGACGCCGCCGACGCCCTGGCGCGCGCCTACATCTTCCTGCGCCGCGTGGAGCACCGCATCCAGTACCTGGAGGACCAGCAGACCCATGTGCTGCCCACCTCCGATACCGATCTGGGCTGGATCGCGGCCACGCTGGGCTTTGAGAACAGCGCAGACTTTCTCTGTGAGCTGGACGGCCACCGTGAACTGGTGGCGCAGGAATTTGATGCGCTCTTGGGCGGCTCGCAACAGGGTGGCTGCAAAAAAGGCACGTGCAACGGCAAAAGCGGCGGCCCCGGGCTGGACGACTTTGACGCATTGCTGGAGCTGCTGAGCGGCGCGTTCCGCGAACGTATTTCCCACTGGCGCGAGCACCCGCGCATCCTGGGCCTGCGCGAAGAATCACGCGCCCGGCTGGGCCGCCTGCTGCTGCGCACCGCGCAGTGGGTCACCGAGGGCAAGGTGGGCGACGCCGCCGCCGTGCGCCTGGTCGACTGGATAGAACCGCTCTTGCGCCGTGACAGCTACCTGGCCCTGCTGCTGGAACGCCCCAACGTGCACGAGCGACTGCTGCGCATGCTGGGCGCCGCGCGTTGGCCCGCACGTTACCTGCTCAAACACCCCGGCGTGATCGACGAGCTTGCCGGCGGCTCCATGCTGGACGAGCGTTTTGACGCGGCCGACTTTGAGCGCGAACTGGAGCGCCGCCGCAACGCACTGCAAGGCAGCGCCGAAGACGACGACGAAAACCTGCTCAACCTGCTGCGTCGCGCCCACCACGCCGAGGTGTTCCGCACGCTGGCGCGCGACCTCGAAGGCAAGCTCACTGTGGAGCAGGTGGCCGACGACCTGAGCGCGCTGGCCGAGAGTGTGCTGCGCACCACCACCCGCTGGTGCTGGTCACGCCTGAAAAACAAACACCGCCCGGACCACCGCTTTTCCATCATTGCCTACGGCAAGCTGGGCGGCAAGGAACTGGGCTACGGCTCGGACCTGGACATCGTGTTCCTCTACGACGATGACGACGAACGCGCCCCCGAGGTCTATGCCGCGCTGGTGCGCAAACTCATTAACTGGCTCACCGTGAAGACCGGTGAGGGCGACCTGTATGAGATCGACACCGCGCTGCGGCCCAACGGCAACTCGGGCCTGCTGGTGACCAGCTTCAACGCCTACGCCAACTACCAGCAGCAGCGCGGCAGCAACACCGCGTGGACTTGGGAACACCAGGCCATCACGCGCGCACGCTGTGTGTTGGGCACCACGGATTTGCAAGCCCGCTTCGACGCCGTGCGCGCCGCCGTGATTGGCGCAGTGCGTGAAGAGCGTGGCCTGCGCGAAGAGATTGGCAGCATGCGCGAGAAGGTGCGCAGCGCCCACCCGGTGAAGGGCACGCTGTTTGACGTGAAGCACAGCCCCGGCGGCATGGTGGACATCGAGTTTGCCGTGCAGTTTCTGGTGTTGTCGCAAGGCTGCAAACACCCGGAACTGCTGGACAACGTGGGCAATATTGCCCTGCTGCTGCGCGCGCAGGAGTGCGGCCTGTTGCCAGCACCCGTGGGCGAGAACGCTGCCGCGGCCTACCGCGTGCTGCGCCAGATCCAGCACAAGGCGCGGCTGGACGAAGTGCCTACGCAGGTCGAAGACGGTGTGGCACAGACCGAGCGTGCTGCAGGCCTGGCGTTGTGGGCCGCAGTGTTTGGCAGCTTATAA
- a CDS encoding phospholipase D-like domain-containing protein yields the protein MQPAHFHNHPATTLARRTGWRTLALVLFSLWLTGCASLPSAVDRPVSTALTNPAETRLGSLVAVRAQKAGTRNDSGFALVGDAELAFSSRMVLIKAAQKTLDIQYYAIFADETTERLFDALRDAAGRGVRIRILLDDFNTSGKNAQVLKLAFERNIELRLFNPLPGGRGSMVTRVLGNLKDAGRMQRRMHNKMLVADNAVAITGGRNLGETYFGQSEGTNFVDIDVLAAGRIVRELSRSFDQYWNNPLAYPVESLMTLQEIDALKPQPAVAAVDQETAGPVPAAPPAVVTLATAPTDAAPAPSTLPDTTDLSLLPWTWAPSVLLVDKPSKIAADADATEAAQDTAVDGLLQLMAQAQRSVLIVSPYFVPGERMLETFANLRRRDVQIRVLTNSLASNDAPAAHVGYARYRRALLGLGIELYEMRAEQEGTFRSFGASALGSGSGSGGAGSSRASLHSKVVVMDDALLVVGSMNLDLRSQLHNSEVAIVIRNRTISAEATRLIEPTLAKDAYRVELRDQQLRWRAPPGAAFPDAVSEPDASLGLQFITTLIAPFAPDEML from the coding sequence ATGCAGCCTGCTCATTTCCACAACCACCCGGCCACAACCCTTGCGCGAAGAACGGGGTGGCGCACGCTGGCCCTAGTGTTGTTCAGCCTGTGGCTCACTGGCTGCGCGTCGCTTCCCAGCGCAGTAGACCGGCCGGTGTCCACGGCACTGACCAATCCGGCCGAGACGCGGCTGGGCAGTCTGGTGGCGGTGCGGGCGCAGAAGGCGGGCACGCGCAATGACTCGGGGTTTGCGCTGGTGGGCGATGCCGAGCTGGCGTTTTCCAGCCGCATGGTGCTGATCAAGGCGGCGCAGAAGACGCTGGACATCCAGTACTACGCCATCTTTGCCGACGAGACCACCGAGCGCCTGTTTGACGCGTTGCGCGACGCGGCGGGCCGGGGTGTGCGCATCCGTATCCTGCTGGATGACTTCAACACCTCGGGCAAAAACGCGCAGGTGCTCAAGCTGGCGTTTGAACGCAACATCGAGCTGCGCCTGTTCAACCCGCTGCCTGGTGGCCGTGGCTCCATGGTGACGCGGGTGCTGGGCAACCTCAAAGACGCGGGGCGCATGCAGCGGCGCATGCACAACAAGATGCTGGTGGCCGACAACGCGGTGGCCATCACCGGCGGGCGCAATCTGGGTGAGACCTACTTTGGCCAGAGCGAAGGCACCAACTTTGTCGACATCGACGTGCTGGCTGCGGGGCGCATCGTGCGCGAGCTGTCGCGCAGCTTTGACCAGTACTGGAACAACCCACTGGCCTACCCGGTGGAATCGCTGATGACGCTTCAGGAGATTGACGCGCTCAAACCCCAGCCTGCTGTAGCGGCCGTTGACCAGGAAACTGCAGGCCCCGTGCCCGCTGCGCCGCCTGCCGTAGTGACCCTGGCCACTGCACCCACCGATGCTGCACCGGCGCCGTCCACCCTGCCGGACACCACGGACTTGAGCCTGCTGCCGTGGACCTGGGCGCCGTCGGTGTTGCTGGTGGACAAGCCCTCCAAAATCGCGGCGGATGCGGACGCCACCGAAGCCGCACAGGACACCGCGGTCGACGGCCTGCTGCAGCTCATGGCGCAGGCGCAGCGTTCGGTGCTGATCGTTTCGCCCTACTTTGTGCCTGGCGAACGCATGCTGGAGACCTTTGCCAACCTGCGCCGACGCGATGTGCAGATACGCGTGTTGACCAATTCGCTGGCGTCCAACGACGCACCGGCCGCCCACGTGGGGTATGCGCGTTACCGCCGTGCGTTGCTGGGCCTGGGTATAGAGTTGTACGAAATGCGGGCCGAGCAGGAGGGCACCTTCCGCAGCTTTGGCGCGTCGGCTTTGGGCAGTGGAAGTGGTAGTGGAGGGGCAGGCAGTTCACGCGCCAGCCTGCATTCCAAGGTCGTGGTGATGGACGACGCGCTGTTGGTGGTGGGCTCCATGAACCTGGATCTGCGCTCGCAATTGCACAACAGCGAAGTGGCCATCGTGATCCGCAACCGCACCATCTCCGCCGAAGCGACGCGCCTGATTGAGCCCACGCTGGCCAAAGACGCCTACCGTGTCGAGTTGCGGGACCAGCAGTTGCGGTGGCGTGCACCGCCGGGCGCGGCGTTCCCGGATGCGGTGAGTGAGCCAGACGCCAGTCTGGGCCTGCAATTCATCACCACGCTGATAGCGCCCTTTGCGCCCGATGAAATGCTCTGA
- the fliD gene encoding flagellar filament capping protein FliD: MNLNDFVKAHSATQYLGASASTQATGGLSLAAQAGLKKADQRIQAQVDKTTAQLSSFGKLQSAVSGTQLAARGLGILGNTSTATAQKSAASDFTSAFNAALASAKTTATQPGDTAAVQSASRTGKNLLSALGADTATVDALKKVGFSLNASGSLVLDSTKLDAAQKADPAAVRATLNKLGKQVFNAATQELASNGNVGLSLSTLNQRSGILKSQQATLSALGQDNSPTPSNTGFGSWTNWGVSAYQQIS; encoded by the coding sequence ATGAACCTCAACGACTTTGTCAAAGCCCATTCGGCCACCCAGTACTTGGGGGCCAGCGCCAGCACGCAGGCCACGGGCGGCTTGAGTTTGGCGGCGCAGGCAGGGCTCAAGAAGGCAGACCAGCGCATTCAAGCACAGGTGGACAAGACCACCGCGCAACTCTCCAGTTTCGGCAAACTGCAGTCCGCCGTGTCAGGCACACAGCTTGCCGCGCGTGGGCTGGGTATTTTGGGCAATACCAGTACGGCGACGGCGCAGAAGTCGGCTGCCAGTGATTTCACCAGCGCTTTTAATGCGGCCCTGGCCAGCGCAAAAACAACTGCCACACAACCCGGAGATACCGCTGCAGTGCAGAGTGCCAGCCGCACCGGCAAAAACCTGCTGAGCGCTTTGGGTGCTGACACCGCCACGGTGGATGCGCTCAAGAAAGTGGGTTTCAGTCTCAACGCAAGCGGCAGCCTGGTGCTGGACAGCACCAAGCTAGACGCTGCACAAAAGGCCGACCCGGCCGCTGTGCGCGCCACCTTGAACAAGCTGGGCAAACAGGTCTTCAACGCTGCGACGCAAGAACTGGCCAGCAATGGCAATGTGGGCTTGTCGCTGTCCACGCTGAACCAGCGCTCCGGCATTCTCAAAAGCCAGCAAGCCACCTTGAGTGCCTTGGGACAAGACAACAGCCCCACCCCAAGCAACACGGGCTTTGGCAGTTGGACGAACTGGGGCGTGTCGGCATACCAGCAAATCAGCTAG
- a CDS encoding adenylyltransferase/cytidyltransferase family protein produces MNPQKAPAFLSKICDRADLARQLAHLPRPWVFTNGVFDVLHRGHVMYLAQARELGASLIVALNTDASVKRLGKGDDRPLNAEADRAVVMAGQGAVSLVTWFDDDTPVQILGEIRPDILVKGGDYDMAKLPETALIESWGGRALALPFVQGYSTTKLVQRIRAS; encoded by the coding sequence ATGAACCCCCAAAAAGCGCCAGCTTTCCTGTCCAAAATTTGCGACCGTGCCGATCTGGCCCGCCAGCTCGCCCACCTGCCCCGCCCCTGGGTGTTTACCAACGGCGTGTTTGACGTGCTGCACCGCGGCCACGTGATGTACCTGGCCCAGGCCCGCGAACTGGGCGCCAGCCTGATCGTGGCGCTCAACACCGATGCCTCCGTCAAGCGCCTGGGCAAGGGCGACGACCGCCCGCTCAACGCCGAAGCCGACCGCGCTGTCGTCATGGCCGGCCAGGGCGCTGTGAGCCTGGTCACCTGGTTTGACGACGACACCCCGGTGCAGATCCTAGGTGAAATCAGGCCCGACATTCTGGTCAAGGGTGGCGACTACGACATGGCGAAACTGCCGGAGACTGCGCTGATCGAATCCTGGGGCGGGCGGGCGTTGGCGTTGCCGTTTGTGCAGGGGTACTCGACGACCAAGCTGGTGCAGCGGATTCGGGCCAGCTGA
- a CDS encoding HD-GYP domain-containing protein has translation MHLVPISAESIRIGHPLPFPLMDKDGVLLAKKDFVVGSKADLDDFSKRGGGLYIDVADSEAHHRAYIGRLHGLVNDEKALGEIAGTKLAGTTLGERASAGVVDDGKPDWLDLQEQCNYLLRDSNPAQFMDRLERLHGLLERHMLRNPDGVLFALIHLSASEKRRYSATHAMLVSAMCGLAAREVLNWPPEVVALLAKAALTMNLGMTDLQDRLALQTEAPSPAQRAQIDNHAEKSVEMLKALGVTNVHWLQAVREHHTQTPGPLKAKTGAERMARLIQRADMFAARLAPRASRQPISPAAAMQACYFDEERKVDEAGAALIKAVGIYQPGSFVRLATDEIAVVIKRGANTTTPRVAVLVNRSGIPTVEPTIRETSLPDYRIVASVAHREVKVQVNLEKMLPLTAVPASDRPW, from the coding sequence ATGCACCTCGTACCGATCAGCGCAGAGTCCATACGCATTGGCCACCCCTTGCCCTTCCCTCTGATGGACAAGGACGGGGTGCTGTTGGCCAAAAAAGACTTTGTGGTCGGCTCCAAAGCCGATCTGGACGATTTCTCCAAGCGCGGCGGCGGCCTGTACATCGATGTGGCCGATTCCGAAGCCCACCACCGCGCCTACATTGGCCGGTTGCACGGCTTGGTCAACGACGAAAAAGCGCTCGGTGAAATTGCCGGTACCAAGCTCGCCGGCACCACGCTGGGCGAACGCGCCAGCGCTGGCGTGGTGGACGACGGCAAACCGGACTGGCTGGACCTGCAAGAGCAGTGCAATTACCTGCTGCGCGATAGCAACCCGGCGCAGTTCATGGACCGGCTGGAGCGCCTGCACGGCCTGCTGGAGCGCCACATGTTGCGCAACCCGGATGGCGTGTTGTTTGCGCTGATTCACCTGTCTGCCTCCGAGAAGCGGCGCTACAGCGCCACCCACGCCATGCTGGTTAGCGCCATGTGTGGCCTAGCGGCGCGCGAGGTGTTGAACTGGCCGCCGGAAGTAGTGGCGCTACTGGCCAAGGCTGCGCTGACCATGAACCTGGGCATGACGGATCTGCAAGACCGCCTGGCGTTACAAACCGAGGCACCCAGCCCCGCCCAACGCGCACAGATTGATAACCACGCCGAGAAATCCGTGGAAATGCTCAAGGCGCTGGGCGTGACCAATGTGCACTGGCTGCAGGCCGTGCGCGAACACCACACCCAGACACCCGGCCCGCTCAAAGCCAAGACCGGCGCCGAGCGCATGGCGCGCCTGATACAGCGCGCCGACATGTTTGCCGCACGCCTGGCACCGCGTGCTTCGCGCCAGCCGATTTCCCCGGCGGCCGCCATGCAGGCCTGCTACTTTGATGAAGAGCGCAAGGTGGACGAAGCCGGTGCGGCGCTGATCAAGGCCGTCGGTATTTATCAGCCGGGCTCGTTTGTGCGCCTGGCCACGGACGAAATTGCAGTGGTGATCAAGCGCGGTGCGAATACAACGACGCCGCGTGTGGCGGTGCTGGTCAACCGCTCCGGCATCCCCACCGTAGAGCCGACCATCCGCGAAACCAGCCTGCCCGACTACCGCATCGTGGCCAGCGTGGCGCACCGCGAAGTCAAGGTGCAGGTGAACCTGGAAAAAATGCTGCCGCTGACGGCAGTGCCCGCCTCAGACCGGCCGTGGTGA